The Desulfatiglans anilini DSM 4660 nucleotide sequence GCCAGGGTGCGCATGGCATCCACGGCCGCCAGGGCCATGTCGCGAAGGCTCATGCCCTCGATCTCCTCGCCCAGGAGTTCAGCCATGTTCTTTTGTTTTCGAATGGGTTATTTTGTTCCGACCCCAACAACGAAAGTTGCTTGCAACCGATGCAAAAGGGCATGAAACTCAGAGTGTTTGCCCTCGCCGATACGTTCCCGTTCGAGGTGCTCGAATGCTTCAAAAAGCTCTTTGTCTTTACCCGGGTCCAATTTTGCCTCCGCCATGGGGAAAAGAACCGTGTTTTCCTTCCCAATATGCTCATTGAGGAGAGCCACGTATTCTTTGATGATTGTTTGAGCGTGTTCCTTACGCAAGACGAGCCCGGACTCATGGTCTGCCAGGGCATCTTTGAGCTTCGCAACCAGTCTGCGGCCTTGTTCATGTTCCAGCAGCATAACCCCGATGGGACCTCCTTCACGCTGTACGCCAACATTCTCCAAGGCTGGAAAAAGGAATTCCTCTTCCTTGGCATGATGGCATTTGTCGATGAAGACCGACAGGAACTCGAGGATGTTGGAAAGATCCTTCCCGTCCACCTCTTGACCGCGTCCGAACCTCTCCGCAACGGCCTGCAGGATCCGAAGCATGATTTCAATGCCGTGGTGTTCGTTCTTAAGTTCATCAATTGCCTTCA carries:
- a CDS encoding hemerythrin domain-containing protein, yielding MKAMKAIDELKNEHHGIEIMLRILQAVAERFGRGQEVDGKDLSNILEFLSVFIDKCHHAKEEEFLFPALENVGVQREGGPIGVMLLEHEQGRRLVAKLKDALADHESGLVLRKEHAQTIIKEYVALLNEHIGKENTVLFPMAEAKLDPGKDKELFEAFEHLERERIGEGKHSEFHALLHRLQATFVVGVGTK